In a single window of the Rattus norvegicus strain BN/NHsdMcwi chromosome 6, GRCr8, whole genome shotgun sequence genome:
- the Pax9 gene encoding paired box protein Pax-9, with the protein MEPAFGEVNQLGGVFVNGRPLPNAIRLRIVELAQLGIRPCDISRQLRVSHGCVSKILARYNETGSILPGAIGGSKPRVTTPTVVKHIRTYKQRDPGIFAWEIRDRLLADGVCDKYNVPSVSSISRILRNKIGNLAQQGHYDSYKQHQPAPQPALPYNHIYSYPSPITAAAAKVPTPPGVPAIPGSVALPRTWPSSHSVTDILGIRSITDQGVSDSSPYHSPKVEEWSSLGRNNFSAAAPHAVNGLEKGALEQEAKYGQAPNGLPAVSSFVSASSMAPYPTPAQVSPYMTYSAAPSGYVAGHGWQHAGSTPLSPHNCDIPTSLAFKGMQAAREGSHSVAASAL; encoded by the exons ATGG AGCCAGCCTTCGGGGAGGTGAACCAGCTGGGAGGAGTGTTCGTGAACGGAAGGCCGCTGCCCAACGCCATTCGGCTTCGCATCGTGGAATTAGCCCAACTGGGCATCCGACCTTGTGACATCAGCCGACAGCTACGGGTCTCGCACGGCTGCGTCAGCAAGATCTTGGCGCGCTACAACGAGACCGGTTCGATTTTGCCGGGAGCTATCGGGGGAAGCAAGCCCCGGGTCACCACCCCTACTGTAGTGAAACACATCCGGACTTACAAGCAGAGGGACCCAGGCATCTTTGCTTGGGAGATCCGGGACCGCCTGCTGGCGGATGGCGTGTGCGACAAGTACAACGTACCCTCTGTGAGTTCCATCAGCCGGATTCTGCGCAACAAGATCGGCAACTTGGCCCAGCAGGGTCACTACGACTCCTATAAGCAGCACCAGCCAGCGCCGCAGCCCGCGCTGCCCTACAACCACATCTACTCCTACCCCAGTCCCATCACGGCGGCAGCTGCTAAGGTGCCCACACCACCTGGGGTGCCGGCCATCCCAGGATCCGTGGCCCTGCCGCGCACCTGGCCCTCCTCTCACTCCGTCACCGACATCCTGGGCATCCGTTCCATCACCGACCAAG GAGTGAGCGACAGCTCCCCCTACCACAGCCCCAAGGTGGAGGAGTGGAGCAGCCTGGGCCGCAACAACTTCTCTGCTGCAGCCCCGCACGCAGTGAATGGATTGGAGAAGGGAGCCTTGGAGCAAGAAGCCAAGTACGGCCAG gcACCGAACGGTCTCCCAGCTGTGAGCAGTTTTGTATCAGCATCCAGCATGGCTCCTTACCCCACACCAGCCCAAGTGTCACCCTACATGACCTACAGTGCTGCTCCTTCTGGTTACGTTGCTGGACATGGGTGGCAACATGCTGGCAGCACTCCACTGTCCCCCCACAACTGTGACATTCCCACATCACTGGCTTTCAAGGGAATGCAGGCAGCCAGAGAAGGTAGCCATTCTGTCGCAGCCTCTGCACTCTGA